A part of Drosophila bipectinata strain 14024-0381.07 chromosome 3L, DbipHiC1v2, whole genome shotgun sequence genomic DNA contains:
- the fwe gene encoding calcium channel flower isoform X1: MSFAEKITGLLARPNQQDPVGPEQPWYLKYGSRLLGIVAAFFAILFGLWNVISILTLNVGCLVAGIIQMVAGFVVMLLEAPCCFVCIDKVNDIADKVDSKPMYFRAGLYCAMAVPPIFMCFGLASLFGSGLIFATGVIYGMMALGKKASAEDMRAAAQQSYAGNATPQTTNDRAGIVNNAQPFSFTGAVGTDSNV, translated from the exons ATG TCCTTTGCGGAAAAGATAACGGGATTGCTGGCAAGGCCGAATCAACAAGATCCCGTTGGACCGGAGCAGCCCTGGTACCTCAAATACGGCAGTCGGCTGCTGGGCATTGTCGCCGCCTTCT TTGCTATCCTCTTTGGACTGTGGAACGTCATCTCCATATTAACGCTCAATGTGGGCTGCCTGGTGGCGGGAATCATACAAATGGTGGCAGGATTTGTGGTGATGCTCCTGGAGGCGCCTTGCTGCTTCGTCTGCATCGACAAGGTGAACGACATTGCGGACAAGGTGGACTCCAAGCCCATGTACTTCCGGGCCGGCCTCTACTGCGC aatgGCCGTGCCTCCCATCTTCATGTGCTTCGGACTGGCCAGCTTATTTGGTAGTGGCCTGATTTTCGCCACTGGCGTGATATACGGAATGATGGCGTTAGGCAAAAA GGCATCCGCGGAGGACATGCGGGCAGCAGCTCAACAGTCCTACGCTGGCAACGCGACTCCTCAGACCACCAACGATCGAGCCGGCATTGTGAATAACGCGCAGCCCTTCTCCTTCACCGGCGCCGTGGGCACGGATAGCAATGTGTGA
- the fwe gene encoding calcium channel flower isoform X2: protein MSFAEKITGLLARPNQQDPVGPEQPWYLKYGSRLLGIVAAFFAILFGLWNVISILTLNVGCLVAGIIQMVAGFVVMLLEAPCCFVCIDKVNDIADKVDSKPMYFRAGLYCAMAVPPIFMCFGLASLFGSGLIFATGVIYGMMALGKKASREDMAAAATSPTQMAGSQAGGQMQMGGDQHITLMEDPDVWRPT from the exons ATG TCCTTTGCGGAAAAGATAACGGGATTGCTGGCAAGGCCGAATCAACAAGATCCCGTTGGACCGGAGCAGCCCTGGTACCTCAAATACGGCAGTCGGCTGCTGGGCATTGTCGCCGCCTTCT TTGCTATCCTCTTTGGACTGTGGAACGTCATCTCCATATTAACGCTCAATGTGGGCTGCCTGGTGGCGGGAATCATACAAATGGTGGCAGGATTTGTGGTGATGCTCCTGGAGGCGCCTTGCTGCTTCGTCTGCATCGACAAGGTGAACGACATTGCGGACAAGGTGGACTCCAAGCCCATGTACTTCCGGGCCGGCCTCTACTGCGC aatgGCCGTGCCTCCCATCTTCATGTGCTTCGGACTGGCCAGCTTATTTGGTAGTGGCCTGATTTTCGCCACTGGCGTGATATACGGAATGATGGCGTTAGGCAAAAA AGCTTCGCGCGAGGACATGGCCGCCGCTGCCACATCGCCCACACAGATGGCCGGCAGTCAGGCGGGCGGGCAGATGCAGATGGGCGGCGATCAGCATATCACACTTATGGAAGATCCGGACGTTTGGCGTCCCACATAA
- the LOC108126246 gene encoding dentin sialophosphoprotein: MQSNKVFFLVFGVLALMLVANVSSAAIDDQDVISDRRYRWDSSEQESDEAPKYLEQADDVEEDDDQDSGSDEDDVSEGSGSDEDGSYYLVSEWYEPIDGKSWEDLENDSDESDSDES, encoded by the exons ATGCAGTCCAACAAAGTTTTCTTCCTGGTGTTCG GTGTCCTGGCCCTGATGTTGGTGGCCAATGTCTCCTCCGCTGCCATTGACGACCAGGATGTGATCAGCGATCGTCGGTACCGCTGGGATTCCTCGGAGCAAGAGTCCGATGAGGCGCCCAAGTACTTGGAGCAGGCTGATGATGTAGAAGAGGATGACGATCAGGACAGCGGTTCCGACGAGGATGATGTATCCGAGGGCAGCGGATCCGACGAGGATGGCAGCTACTACTTGGTCTCCGAGTGGTACGAGCCCATTGACGGCAAATCCTGGGAAGACTTGGAAAACGACTCTGATGAGAGCGACTCTGACGAATCTTAA